One Sulfolobus sp. S-194 DNA segment encodes these proteins:
- a CDS encoding nucleotidyltransferase domain-containing protein, with protein sequence MNEPYKSLLEKLTTLLLQEFGDKLISVVVYGSVARGDSRKDSDIDLLLVIRDLPKTLTERIMLFEKVENKLESEIEGLMNEGYYVAFSPIMKTPEEAIRFSPLYMDMTEDAVILYDKDNFFRKILEETKQKLQKLGFERVWLSKKKWYWRKKDYKPGEIIDFG encoded by the coding sequence GTGAACGAGCCTTATAAGAGCTTATTGGAAAAGCTAACTACTCTGTTATTACAAGAATTCGGAGACAAATTAATTTCTGTAGTAGTTTACGGTAGCGTAGCTAGGGGAGATAGTAGGAAGGATAGTGATATAGATTTGCTGTTAGTCATAAGGGATTTACCTAAGACTTTAACTGAGAGAATAATGCTTTTTGAGAAAGTTGAGAATAAGCTTGAAAGCGAGATCGAAGGACTCATGAATGAAGGGTACTACGTAGCTTTCTCTCCAATCATGAAAACTCCAGAAGAGGCAATAAGATTTTCTCCTCTTTATATGGATATGACTGAAGATGCAGTAATCCTTTACGATAAGGATAACTTTTTTAGAAAAATATTAGAGGAAACTAAACAAAAATTACAGAAACTAGGTTTTGAAAGAGTCTGGTTATCTAAGAAGAAATGGTATTGGAGGAAAAAAGATTACAAACCTGGAGAAATAATTGATTTTGGGTGA